The genome window AGGTTCAAATGCCCTGTTTCAGTAACCAGTGGATCTCGCAATGAGGTAGGCTGGCTGCTCTGTTTACAAATCATTCTGGATTTAAGCTTGGCTGTGGGTGTGTATCCATTTGCATGCTTGTTGGCTTGTGTTATTCCACAGAGCTATGTTATGTACTGTTTTCATCATGCTGCTATAATCAAGATAATTGCATGATAAGAAGCGATTATAATGATATTCCATCAATTCTATATTTGCTGCATGAAGATAATTCACACCTTGCTTCGGTTATAAATTTGATCGTCATTTCTAAGCAACCACTTTTTCCCTGACTGCTTACTCAGCCCCCGGTTTTTTGGGATTGCAGATCCTAATGCCAAAAGCACAGGAGCGGCAGCAACAACACCAAAGTGCTGAGCAGCAGCAGTTTCAGCAAATGCAACAAATAGAGCAACTGATCATGCAAAAGCATATTGAACAGCAAACGCAGAAACAAAGAGAAGAGACTCGGTTTGAATGTGGCACTGACCATGAAACTAATTCAAGACAAAGCCTTGGGGCCACTAATGCACTTACCAAAAGTAAAGCTCATTTGTCTGGGGGGAACAGGAAGGTTGTTGAACAACTCAGAGCTTTGATAATGACTATGCTAACTCGTTCTTGTTTGACATGGTTTATCTGctgttatttttttcttaagaaaTCTGTACAGTCTAGGTGTGGTGAAAACGTTGGTCAGTCTTTGGCTCAAAATAATACTTCGATATTAAGATCTGGAGCCTTTGGGGACCAAGCTCCACGGTATTTTTACTTGAGTGAATTAATCTAGGATCTCGGCTAACTGTGTTTTTTTGCTCTTTTGCTGCCTTGACCACTAACAATTCTATGTTTCAATTGCAATTTAGTCAAATACTACAAGGAACTCCTGGTGGCAATTTAAGATATTTTTCTGGAATGAAGGATCAAGCTCAGCAACTCCATGTTCCCCATGTAAGTAAAATTTGTCCACAGGAAAACATACACCAGAGAAACATACCCATCACACAATGGGGGCATAAAGGGAACAGAACAGATACTGATATGCTTTGTTGCTTGCTGAAGCAGGGCACAAAGAATATGCTGAATCCCTTAGCAAACCTCAAGTCTGCTTTCTCAGATGAATCATTGTCTCAACATCCAGGTACCAACAGTTCACTGTAGTATAACATTTGACACTTAttgttcttatttttctttatttatcacTTTTACTTGTATCTGTATGATGGAGTCTGCTTTTGGGTCTATAATGTCTGCTGAACTATGCAAATTCTACTAGAATTGTTTAGATAGTTTTTTCATGAATGATTCAATGATTATGAATACTATTTCAGTAAATGTCATTGGCATACTCTCAGTCTATTTAAAGTTGAATCtaatttgtattattgtatCAATTTTGTGCAACTCTGAAACAATTTCTGGTCCTCAAGCATCTTAAATGGGATATAGTGGGGCTTTTGATcatggaaaaaagaagaaactgGTCTGGCTGAAATCTAAACGATGTAGTTGTTCATGCAAAAACACTTGATGCTTAACATTTTAATGTGGGAACACAATCTACTTATCTACTAGAAACTGAGCCAATATAGATATGCTGCCGGATATGTGATTTAGCTAACGCACACACTGCTCTTGATTCAGGATCAAATCATGGAGTAAGCAATTTGCCTTTGAAGGGTTGGCCACTGACGGTGAGTTCTGTACTTTCCTCTACATAAACTAGTGAAGCTCCAATATTCTgataaaaatactattatttatGATGACATACTTGATACATCCGGCTCTGGTAAACCTGAATGCCATTAAAATATAGCTGGCAACTTCTAAAACTGAAAATACTACTAAAAACAAGTGTCCTTGAAACTTTCTGGTTCTATGGATGTATTTAACCTTGTATGTTCTCTCGAGTCTCGACCTATGTGCTTTGCTCGGATGTTTAGTTGCTATGTTTTACATCTGAAAGCAACTGGGTCGAAGTTACTTAAATTTCATGGCCTGATATGATTTCATGTTCTGGTAGTTTAAATACTCTGTATTGGGCTGtagaatttcatttctttacTATGTGATGCAGattaaatgattattttctaTAGGATTGaaaaatcttttctttttctttagtgATATCATTCATTCCAGTTTCCTCCAAACACCAGCACATTAATGTGCAGCAGACATGATTTTAattggtttattttcttttaatgggATAAGCTGTCTGAAGTTTGTACAACAGAGAAGCTAGATGGTAACAATGTCTTGTCCATTTGTGCATACTTTTGGCATCTCACTAATGAACTTGACTGTGTGGTCATAGGATGCACTTAGAATGTGCGTGAAGACCATGGTTGAGAATCTGATGAGTACATTGACTAATATTTCTTGGCATAAGCAGGGATTAGAACAACTTCAATCTGGACTTCTTCAGCAGCATAGCCCTTTGCTTCCTCTTTCTCAACCCTCCCAACAACTTCAGCTGCAGCAGCAAATTCAAATGCTTCTTGGTGATCAGTATATGGGTATCAGGAATGATATGCAATCAAATTATATGACCAATATGGTTCCTGATGCAAATTTGCCAGTTCAAGTGGCTCTTCCTCTTTTCTCTCGTGCAGATGATACACTAATGAAGGTACCTTTTTCATATTCTCTTATTTTCTTTCTGAGATACTGGTGGCTCAAtgttaatttattgttttgggaAATTTATCAGCTGTATCAGATTGAATTGAATAATGCCAATCAAAGCCAACAGCAATGTCAAAAGTCTACTGTACTTGGTCATCCAGAAACTTCAAGCTACAAAATTGCACAGCAAGACAAGGCGATTGCAACTAGCAACAGTGCTATGGATGTCACCTTTTCAAACACCTCTAGAGACAATGATCAGGTTCGCTGATTTTACAGCTACTAAACTGGAGAACATATTTTGTGCTTTAtgtaattattgaattattttctttctctCCATAATAAATTTGTTGATATGCTTTTATTTGGGGTATGGTAGGAGTATGAGTAAGGCTATTTGAGTAAATTTTCAAACATTAGGTTGCCAGTGAATTGTTCTATGCAACTTTAGTATTTAGCCACTGAATTCCAAACTTTTCTCAGCACACTCCATGGAGAACTTTTCTAATGTGTATCATTGTTCAACTATTTTGTAACTCCTGCTAATCTTGATTCATAATCTTTTATGATGTTTCTGTACTGATGTAAAGACCTGAGTAATCCTAACCAAATTTCCTGTTATAATGTTTACACCAACCCATTGTAATAGTCAAGCGGATGGTGACAAATTTTCTTAGAGCTTTAATATATGTTTTCTGATTTAGTTCAATTTTTGGATCTTCTTTAAAGAACCAGGCTCTGAGGAAAAGAAAGCGGCCAATGTCCTCAAACCCAACCAATAGTTCAGGCACTGCAAATACCACTGGACCATCCCAAAGTTCAGCACCCTCTTCCCCATCAGCACAGACGATGGAAGATGTGATTTCAGTACCTTCATTGCTTCCTGATGATAGCAAGTCACGGGCTCAAATGTTTTGCAACAGTGGCTCTGATACAAATGCATCGGCATCTAATCAAATGGTAAggaattttcctttttattatgTTTGATGGCCAAAAGGGCATTTAGTATTGTAATATTATCATATTCCTGCATTCTTTGCCTGGTAAACAAAACCACACTGTCCTCGAAAAGCACTTATTTATTCATAGAAGACATACCAAGCAGGAAACTCATTTGGTAAACTTAGCTTCAGAAGTTAATGGTCCTTGTGTTATGTCTGGAAAACAAATCTCttaaatgaaatataaatattcttttttgtttttattgctCACATTTTTTCAGATCATTTCCTTATTAATGAATAGTTTCATCATTAATAAATCTTAAGGAGTAATCATATTGCGCTTGGAGTTTCAGGCTGATATTGTTCGTTTGATAAATCATGGATCTGTGGACGACAATGTGGAGTCTTTCCTTAATGAAAACGTGGACACTGAAGATGTGATTGCTCAGTGCTTAGAGGATGTTAGAAAAGGTTTTAACAGttcttttttatgttttaatttatcATCACTTTTGTTGTCTTAGGATCTTTTGCCTTTTAATCTCATTGTTTTTTGTCTGGATTTCCTTCCACTGGAAAATAGATATTACATTTTCTGAAATTGGAAGCATTGAGTCTAGTGCTGTTAACTGCTGTGACTTCTCATCTGAGGGTAAACTGATTGCAATCGGCGGAGATGATAATAAGGTATCCAATAATGAACATGTAATGTAATTGTCTAATGTATTCAGTAATTTTGGTTTCTGATATCACAAGTCACAACCTTGTTTCATGGACGATTCTATGTTTTAGGTTGTTTTATGGTGCACAGAGTCTCGAGAGCAAAAATATATACTTGAAGAGCACTCAGACAAAATTACAGATGTTCGTTTTAGCCCAAGACTGCCCAGGCTTGCTTCATGTTCCCTGGACAGGATGATAAAAATTTGGGATGTTCATAATGTAAGCCAAACTATCTCTTAGCTTTTCAGATCATATTGCCTGCCATGTTCGAATCAAACTTTTTTCAtcttaaaacaaatttttgatTGATAATTCCGTTAATTAATACAGTCAGGCCAGTCAATTCGAACCTTTACTGGGCATTCTGCCTCCGTTATCTCAGTAGACTTTCATCCAAACAAAGAGGATCTTATCTGCTCCTGTGATGATGTTAGTGCCATACGATACTGGACCATAAAAAATGGTGGTTGTGCTGGAGTTTCAAAGGTATATAACACAGGGTTTATGTGCTGATAAATTTTATaaggtcattttttttttcttcaaaaattctGTTTTCCGAAATCTCAGGTTCGTGCAAGTCAAGTCAGGTTCCAGCCCACCCGAGGAAGGTTTCTTGCTGCAGCAGTAGGAAACGGTGTATCCTTGATAGACGTCGAGACTACCCAAACCTGCAGATACCCTTTGAAGGCAAGatgaaattaaatttatcaCATTTCGATCAACCTACTCTTTAAATGGTTTTTCCCCAAATCTGACTGTCATTTGTTCATCTTTATGACAGGGACATGTATCAAATGTGCAGTCTGTTTGCTGGAGCTCCTCCGGGGAGTATTTAGCATCTTTGAGCGAGGATTCCGTTAGAGTGTGGAAAATCGATTCTGGGGGAGACCAAAAATGCATGCACGAGTTAAGTATAACAGGAAAAAGACTCCGCACTTGCAGCTTTCACCCTACTTACCCTTCTCTGCTAGTAATCGGTTCTCATAAGGTACTTTCTACATATTCGGTTTATTGCAACTGCAGAATGGATACACATTTTTGTCGTTGGAATGCCATTTGTAACGTTTATTTGCCCGTGTTGTGTTGATTTTAGTCCCTGGAGCTTTGGCACATGGCGGAGAACAAGATGATGACCGTGCTCGAGGGACCTATCTCCACTTTGGCAGTCTCACCATTTGCTGGTTTAGTAGCTTCTGCAAGTGGTGACAATATGGTTAAGCTGTGGAAGTGAATGTGCCAAAAGAATGTTTTGTCCATAAATACATCTTTTAGCTTCCTACAGAGAAAAACACCTCTTTTTGTCTGTGGTCTTTTAACAATATAAAGTTATGGTATATTTTggagaaatgaaagaaaatatataCTTTAAGCGGTTTCCATGAGGACCGAGTCGggaatatgcatgcatgtaattATCTCAATTTTGTACCAACTCAATTCGTTGATCTTTTGACAAAAAAGATACAAAGTGTAAAAAAATTGATCTAACAAGTCTTTGATATCTAAAAGAATTAGATCGAATGAAGAATAAACCCTTCCAAGAGCCATTCTTCGCAGCTAGAACCTTCCTAGGTTATCTCTCAGAACTTAGCTGAAacttgggcaaattatactgtgcaccacgtacctaaacgatgtcgttttgagcattgtaaactaatcatccgtttttttttgaaaatcacgtttcccgtttcggccggtcaatatttatgttaatattctgtgtattccaggcaatcattctgtgtatttcaggtaaccgttctgtgtattctaggcaactgttatgtgtattcatgttagtaacacatgttatgatgtgtttgtgcattcaaatgtttaggaggatgagttctgtgtattttgtgtaaatattctgtgtattcatgttattaacacaagttatgatgtgtttgtgcattcgaatgttaggaggattagttctctgtgtattttgtgtcaatattctgtgtattctcggcaaacattatgtgtattctaggcaaacgttctgtgtattctatataatgattatgtgtattatagataatgaattccctagagtcattcgcgtccgcgttcgcatccactaacatctgtgtattttgtgtcaatattctgtgtattctgggcaaacattctgtgtattctagacaaacgttctatgtattatagataatgattatgtgtattataaataatgaattctctgagtcattcgcgttcgcgtccactaacactaaaacgacgtcgttttacgtacgtggtgcacattgctatgtgcaccgtggtgcagggtataacgattgtgaAACTTGTGGATCCTCCCTCATTCAAGACCATTGCACAGGTCCCCGAAAATTAGGGGcctaatttgtgtatataaaaaatttatatatatactatacctgctcaatcattattgcatggactatggtctacacagctgtgtggaccataaatcaaataatgcacattcagtataaaaataatgtacatttagtataaaaataatgtacattatatttaggggatgtacattatttgtgtactgaatgtacattattttgtataatgtatacttagtacaaaaataatgtacatttagtacattaaaaatgtatattttgttatggtccacatatCACCGTGTAGaacatggttcacacaataatttgccatacctgctatatagaatataaataattttgattttacaattttgaggcctaattgtaaaaaaaaataataaaaagttatatatatacaccatacATACAATACTCAATATTAATCCCTAAACCCTAAGGCCCGttaaaactgttttctgtttttgttttctaatttttcatttctcattCTCCGttttttgtttagaaaacttgtttactataACCTCCGttccattttatttgtttgattcgtttaacgagacttgattggaattatttttaatctaatttctcataatattaaatttaacatatatatatatatatatatatatatatatatatagtaatgatcaggtgcggccgtgctctcccatGCGGCCGTATgattcacaccactcaatgttacgaaatacaagATCCGAGTTGAGTCTGTCTGGAACGGTATAAGGCGAGTTGTTGGTTTACAATATCCTAGCACCTAATTCGGTCGACTGGACCGAGTTAACGGCCGACTAcggcgaatttggccgagttaactcagaAGACGcggaaagtaatttttttttttgaacgatAAAcgacattaataaacattagaaGCAATTACAACAAGGTTCAATGGAATGTAAAGCcattccatacaatctgacatagaacTAAAGTTTCTAGCTAAGATAGTAAAACTTAAATTTGCAAATTGTGTTACAACAGAGTTTTGATCCTTAGAGAACCTTAAAGCttttatcaaatacttgatGGCCTTGTCGAATGTAGACAAGTTGACCTCTAAATGGAACAACTTGCAAACCACCTGAGTCTTTATCTTCGTACTGAAGTTCATTGACATTTTTCCCAACTGAAGGTACATATCCGGTCTTGTGTTGATTGGTTCATCAGTGGGTATCCTACCAACTGAACTGATGTTCAGAGAAGGTGTATTTCATTGTCAACTATTTCGCCCAAGATGAGTAGCACAAAAGCCATGACCATACCTATATTgatggaataagggtcaaataggccactgaactacacgtCAAAATGCAATTGGGTTCCTGCTACACAAAATCATAcaatttgatccaaaatgacttgttttacctgCTTTGGTtaccaatttaaaaaataatatttaaaaataatatttaaaaataattttaaataaaataaataattaaaattaaaattaaaattaaaaaaaaaaaacactcccCATCATAGACGAATCGTCTCCGGCGGGTTCGTCTCCATGGCTGGAGACGAAGGTCATCGTCTCCGACCACTCCATGTCCAGGGAGACGAAGAACCTTCATCTCCTAGCCATGGAGACGAACCCCCCCGGGAAAGTAAAGAGAGGGAAACACTCGTTGAGAGGGAAACCACAATAAAATGCAAAAATGCAGAAGGAAACAAAAGTGCAATAAATGcataaggaaataaaaagagGGATAAAGCGATGGAGACTGGCGAGGGAGAAGGCGGAGGTACGGTGTCGGATGGCGGCGGTGCAACGAGTGGTGGAAGAGAGACGGCTGCGGTGCGACGAGTGGTGGAAGAGAGACGGCTGCGGTTGGTCCGAGATCTGGGAAGGAAAAGGGAGATGGTGAGCAGCTGCGGTGGGGAAGAAGGTGCGATGGGGGAAGGACGGAGAAGCTTGTTGCGGTGTGGAAGCTTGGCGGAGGAGCCGCGGCGGTGGTGGAAGGCGGAGC of Ipomoea triloba cultivar NCNSP0323 chromosome 3, ASM357664v1 contains these proteins:
- the LOC116012354 gene encoding transcriptional corepressor LEUNIG-like isoform X4, yielding MTNPNMEPDKTLDVYIYDYLVKRKLTASARAFQAEAGVPTNRTAIDTPGGFLLEWWSIFWDTFISRFKCPVSVTSGSRNEILMPKAQERQQQHQSAEQQQFQQMQQIEQLIMQKHIEQQTQKQREETRFECGTDHETNSRQSLGATNALTKSKAHLSGGNRKKSVQSRCGENVGQSLAQNNTSILRSGAFGDQAPRQILQGTPGGNLRYFSGMKDQAQQLHVPHQGTKNMLNPLANLKSAFSDESLSQHPGSNHGVSNLPLKGWPLTGLEQLQSGLLQQHSPLLPLSQPSQQLQLQQQIQMLLGDQYMGIRNDMQSNYMTNMVPDANLPVQVALPLFSRADDTLMKLYQIELNNANQSQQQCQKSTVLGHPETSSYKIAQQDKAIATSNSAMDVTFSNTSRDNDQNQALRKRKRPMSSNPTNSSGTANTTGPSQSSAPSSPSAQTMEDVISVPSLLPDDSKSRAQMFCNSGSDTNASASNQMADIVRLINHGSVDDNVESFLNENVDTEDVIAQCLEDVRKDITFSEIGSIESSAVNCCDFSSEGKLIAIGGDDNKVVLWCTESREQKYILEEHSDKITDVRFSPRLPRLASCSLDRMIKIWDVHNSGQSIRTFTGHSASVISVDFHPNKEDLICSCDDVSAIRYWTIKNGGCAGVSKVRASQVRFQPTRGRFLAAAVGNGVSLIDVETTQTCRYPLKGHVSNVQSVCWSSSGEYLASLSEDSVRVWKIDSGGDQKCMHELSITGKRLRTCSFHPTYPSLLVIGSHKSLELWHMAENKMMTVLEGPISTLAVSPFAGLVASASGDNMVKLWK
- the LOC116012354 gene encoding transcriptional corepressor LEUNIG-like isoform X3, translated to MVMSAFSASPMPINQLDVYIYDYLVKRKLTASARAFQAEAGVPTNRTAIDTPGGFLLEWWSIFWDTFISRFKCPVSVTSGSRNEILMPKAQERQQQHQSAEQQQFQQMQQIEQLIMQKHIEQQTQKQREETRFECGTDHETNSRQSLGATNALTKSKAHLSGGNRKKSVQSRCGENVGQSLAQNNTSILRSGAFGDQAPRQILQGTPGGNLRYFSGMKDQAQQLHVPHQGTKNMLNPLANLKSAFSDESLSQHPGSNHGVSNLPLKGWPLTGLEQLQSGLLQQHSPLLPLSQPSQQLQLQQQIQMLLGDQYMGIRNDMQSNYMTNMVPDANLPVQVALPLFSRADDTLMKLYQIELNNANQSQQQCQKSTVLGHPETSSYKIAQQDKAIATSNSAMDVTFSNTSRDNDQALRKRKRPMSSNPTNSSGTANTTGPSQSSAPSSPSAQTMEDVISVPSLLPDDSKSRAQMFCNSGSDTNASASNQMADIVRLINHGSVDDNVESFLNENVDTEDVIAQCLEDVRKDITFSEIGSIESSAVNCCDFSSEGKLIAIGGDDNKVVLWCTESREQKYILEEHSDKITDVRFSPRLPRLASCSLDRMIKIWDVHNSGQSIRTFTGHSASVISVDFHPNKEDLICSCDDVSAIRYWTIKNGGCAGVSKVRASQVRFQPTRGRFLAAAVGNGVSLIDVETTQTCRYPLKGHVSNVQSVCWSSSGEYLASLSEDSVRVWKIDSGGDQKCMHELSITGKRLRTCSFHPTYPSLLVIGSHKSLELWHMAENKMMTVLEGPISTLAVSPFAGLVASASGDNMVKLWK
- the LOC116012354 gene encoding transcriptional corepressor LEUNIG-like isoform X1, encoding MVMSAFSASPMPINQLDVYIYDYLVKRKLTASARAFQAEAGVPTNRTAIDTPGGFLLEWWSIFWDTFISRFKCPVSVTSGSRNEILMPKAQERQQQHQSAEQQQFQQMQQIEQLIMQKHIEQQTQKQREETRFECGTDHETNSRQSLGATNALTKSKAHLSGGNRKKSVQSRCGENVGQSLAQNNTSILRSGAFGDQAPRQILQGTPGGNLRYFSGMKDQAQQLHVPHQGTKNMLNPLANLKSAFSDESLSQHPGSNHGVSNLPLKGWPLTGLEQLQSGLLQQHSPLLPLSQPSQQLQLQQQIQMLLGDQYMGIRNDMQSNYMTNMVPDANLPVQVALPLFSRADDTLMKLYQIELNNANQSQQQCQKSTVLGHPETSSYKIAQQDKAIATSNSAMDVTFSNTSRDNDQNQALRKRKRPMSSNPTNSSGTANTTGPSQSSAPSSPSAQTMEDVISVPSLLPDDSKSRAQMFCNSGSDTNASASNQMADIVRLINHGSVDDNVESFLNENVDTEDVIAQCLEDVRKDITFSEIGSIESSAVNCCDFSSEGKLIAIGGDDNKVVLWCTESREQKYILEEHSDKITDVRFSPRLPRLASCSLDRMIKIWDVHNSGQSIRTFTGHSASVISVDFHPNKEDLICSCDDVSAIRYWTIKNGGCAGVSKVRASQVRFQPTRGRFLAAAVGNGVSLIDVETTQTCRYPLKGHVSNVQSVCWSSSGEYLASLSEDSVRVWKIDSGGDQKCMHELSITGKRLRTCSFHPTYPSLLVIGSHKSLELWHMAENKMMTVLEGPISTLAVSPFAGLVASASGDNMVKLWK
- the LOC116012354 gene encoding transcriptional corepressor LEUNIG-like isoform X2 yields the protein MVMSAFSASPMPINQLDVYIYDYLVKRKLTASARAFQAEAGVPTNRTAIDTPGGFLLEWWSIFWDTFISRFKCPVSVTSGSRNEILMPKAQERQQQHQSAEQQQFQQMQQIEQLIMQKHIEQQTQKQREETRFECGTDHETNSRQSLGATNALTKSKAHLSGGNRKKSVQSRCGENVGQSLAQNNTSILRSGAFGDQAPRQILQGTPGGNLRYFSGMKDQAQQLHVPHGTKNMLNPLANLKSAFSDESLSQHPGSNHGVSNLPLKGWPLTGLEQLQSGLLQQHSPLLPLSQPSQQLQLQQQIQMLLGDQYMGIRNDMQSNYMTNMVPDANLPVQVALPLFSRADDTLMKLYQIELNNANQSQQQCQKSTVLGHPETSSYKIAQQDKAIATSNSAMDVTFSNTSRDNDQNQALRKRKRPMSSNPTNSSGTANTTGPSQSSAPSSPSAQTMEDVISVPSLLPDDSKSRAQMFCNSGSDTNASASNQMADIVRLINHGSVDDNVESFLNENVDTEDVIAQCLEDVRKDITFSEIGSIESSAVNCCDFSSEGKLIAIGGDDNKVVLWCTESREQKYILEEHSDKITDVRFSPRLPRLASCSLDRMIKIWDVHNSGQSIRTFTGHSASVISVDFHPNKEDLICSCDDVSAIRYWTIKNGGCAGVSKVRASQVRFQPTRGRFLAAAVGNGVSLIDVETTQTCRYPLKGHVSNVQSVCWSSSGEYLASLSEDSVRVWKIDSGGDQKCMHELSITGKRLRTCSFHPTYPSLLVIGSHKSLELWHMAENKMMTVLEGPISTLAVSPFAGLVASASGDNMVKLWK
- the LOC116012354 gene encoding transcriptional corepressor LEUNIG-like isoform X5, which encodes MVMSAFSASPMPINQLDVYIYDYLVKRKLTASARAFQAEAGVPTNRTEWWSIFWDTFISRFKCPVSVTSGSRNEILMPKAQERQQQHQSAEQQQFQQMQQIEQLIMQKHIEQQTQKQREETRFECGTDHETNSRQSLGATNALTKSKAHLSGGNRKKSVQSRCGENVGQSLAQNNTSILRSGAFGDQAPRQILQGTPGGNLRYFSGMKDQAQQLHVPHQGTKNMLNPLANLKSAFSDESLSQHPGSNHGVSNLPLKGWPLTGLEQLQSGLLQQHSPLLPLSQPSQQLQLQQQIQMLLGDQYMGIRNDMQSNYMTNMVPDANLPVQVALPLFSRADDTLMKLYQIELNNANQSQQQCQKSTVLGHPETSSYKIAQQDKAIATSNSAMDVTFSNTSRDNDQNQALRKRKRPMSSNPTNSSGTANTTGPSQSSAPSSPSAQTMEDVISVPSLLPDDSKSRAQMFCNSGSDTNASASNQMADIVRLINHGSVDDNVESFLNENVDTEDVIAQCLEDVRKDITFSEIGSIESSAVNCCDFSSEGKLIAIGGDDNKVVLWCTESREQKYILEEHSDKITDVRFSPRLPRLASCSLDRMIKIWDVHNSGQSIRTFTGHSASVISVDFHPNKEDLICSCDDVSAIRYWTIKNGGCAGVSKVRASQVRFQPTRGRFLAAAVGNGVSLIDVETTQTCRYPLKGHVSNVQSVCWSSSGEYLASLSEDSVRVWKIDSGGDQKCMHELSITGKRLRTCSFHPTYPSLLVIGSHKSLELWHMAENKMMTVLEGPISTLAVSPFAGLVASASGDNMVKLWK
- the LOC116011857 gene encoding dynein assembly factor 3, axonemal homolog, with the protein product METGEGEGGGTVSDGGGATSGGRETAAVGPRSGKEKGDGEQLRWGRRCDGGRTEKLVAVWKLGGGAAAVVEGGAAIAAAEGEETATGGVDGGGAMMTKMKSAGAAPT